A window of the Bradyrhizobium diazoefficiens genome harbors these coding sequences:
- the fusA gene encoding elongation factor G, whose protein sequence is MPRVHAIENYRNFGIMAHIDAGKTTTTERILYYTGKSHKIGEVHEGAATMDWMEQEQERGITITSAATTAFWAGKRLNIIDTPGHVDFTIEVERSLRVLDGAVCVLDSNQGVEPQTETVWRQGDKYKVPRIVFANKMDKTGADFFKCLADIVDRLGAKPIAIQLPIGAENNFKGLVDLVKMQGIIWNDESLGAKFDYVDIPEDLVEQAKEYREKMVEAAVELDDDALAAFLDGNEPDEATLKRLIRKAVLTGAFYPVLCGSAFKNKGVQPLLDAVVDYLPSPIDVPAIKGTDDRGNEVVRKADDKEPLALLAFKIMDDPFVGTITFCRIYSGVLQSGTGVVNSTREKKERIGRMLLMHANNREDIKEAYAGDIVALAGLKEARTGDTLCDPDKQVILEKMEFPEPVIEIAIEPKSKADQEKLGVALAKLAAEDPSFRVSTDQESGQTILKGMGELHLDIKVDILRRTYKVDANIGAPQVAFRERVTKKAEVKYTHKKQTGGTGQFAEVSIVVEPNEPGKGYEFESKIVGGAVPKEYIPGVEKGLNSVMSSGVVAGFPVVDVKVQLVDGKYHDVDSSALAFEIASRAAFREALQKGKSVLLEPIMKVEVVTPEDYTGSVIGDLNSRRGQIQGQDMRGNANVINAMVPLMNMFGYVNNLRSMSQGRATFTMQFDHYAEAPANVSAEVQKKFA, encoded by the coding sequence ATGCCTCGCGTTCATGCCATAGAGAATTACCGCAACTTCGGTATCATGGCGCATATCGATGCCGGCAAGACCACGACCACCGAGCGCATCCTCTATTACACCGGCAAGAGCCACAAGATCGGCGAAGTGCACGAAGGTGCCGCGACGATGGACTGGATGGAGCAGGAGCAGGAGCGTGGCATCACGATCACCTCGGCTGCGACCACCGCGTTCTGGGCCGGCAAGCGCCTGAACATTATCGACACTCCCGGCCACGTCGACTTCACCATTGAAGTCGAGCGTTCGCTGCGCGTGCTCGACGGCGCTGTCTGCGTGCTCGACTCGAACCAGGGTGTTGAGCCCCAGACCGAGACCGTTTGGCGTCAGGGCGACAAGTACAAGGTTCCGCGCATTGTCTTCGCCAACAAGATGGACAAGACCGGCGCCGACTTCTTCAAGTGCCTGGCCGACATCGTCGATCGCCTCGGCGCCAAGCCGATCGCGATCCAGCTTCCGATCGGTGCCGAGAACAACTTCAAGGGTCTCGTCGACCTCGTGAAGATGCAGGGCATCATCTGGAACGATGAATCGCTCGGCGCGAAGTTCGACTATGTCGATATCCCGGAAGATCTGGTCGAGCAGGCCAAGGAATACCGCGAGAAGATGGTGGAAGCCGCCGTCGAGCTTGACGACGATGCGCTTGCCGCTTTCCTCGATGGCAACGAGCCGGACGAAGCCACGCTGAAGCGGCTGATCCGCAAAGCGGTGCTGACCGGCGCGTTCTACCCCGTGCTGTGCGGTTCGGCCTTCAAGAACAAGGGCGTACAGCCGCTGCTCGACGCCGTCGTCGACTATCTGCCGTCGCCGATCGACGTGCCCGCGATCAAGGGCACCGACGATCGCGGCAACGAGGTCGTGCGCAAGGCCGACGACAAGGAGCCGCTCGCGCTGCTCGCGTTCAAGATCATGGACGACCCGTTCGTCGGCACCATCACCTTCTGCCGCATCTACTCTGGTGTTCTCCAGAGCGGCACGGGCGTCGTGAACTCGACGCGCGAGAAGAAGGAGCGCATCGGGCGCATGCTGCTGATGCATGCGAACAACCGCGAAGACATCAAGGAAGCCTATGCCGGCGACATCGTCGCGCTGGCCGGCCTGAAGGAAGCGCGCACCGGTGACACGCTGTGCGATCCCGACAAGCAGGTGATCCTCGAAAAGATGGAATTCCCCGAGCCGGTCATCGAGATCGCGATCGAGCCGAAGTCCAAGGCCGACCAGGAAAAGCTGGGTGTCGCGCTGGCGAAGCTCGCTGCGGAGGATCCGTCCTTCCGCGTCTCGACCGACCAGGAGTCCGGCCAGACCATCCTCAAGGGCATGGGCGAACTCCATCTCGACATCAAGGTCGACATTCTTCGTCGCACCTACAAGGTCGATGCGAACATCGGCGCGCCGCAGGTGGCGTTCCGTGAGCGCGTGACCAAGAAGGCCGAGGTCAAGTACACCCACAAGAAGCAGACCGGCGGTACCGGTCAGTTCGCGGAAGTGTCGATCGTGGTCGAGCCGAACGAGCCCGGCAAGGGCTACGAGTTCGAGTCCAAGATCGTCGGCGGTGCGGTTCCGAAGGAATACATCCCCGGCGTTGAAAAGGGCCTCAACAGCGTGATGAGCTCTGGCGTTGTCGCGGGCTTCCCCGTGGTCGACGTCAAGGTTCAGCTCGTCGACGGCAAGTATCACGACGTCGACTCGTCGGCGCTCGCCTTCGAAATCGCATCGCGCGCGGCTTTCCGCGAAGCGCTGCAGAAGGGCAAGTCCGTCCTGCTCGAGCCGATCATGAAGGTCGAAGTGGTGACCCCGGAAGACTACACCGGCTCGGTCATCGGCGACCTGAATTCCCGGCGCGGTCAGATCCAGGGGCAGGACATGCGCGGCAACGCTAACGTCATCAACGCGATGGTGCCGCTCATGAACATGTTTGGTTACGTGAATAACCTGCGCTCGATGAGCCAGGGTCGCGCAACCTTCACCATGCAGTTCGACCACTACGCAGAAGCGCCGGCCAACGTGTCGGCAGAAGTCCAGAAGAAGTTTGCCTGA